The DNA segment TGTTCGGGCTGGCGGCATTCGTGCCCGGGACCGAGGCCGAGATCGAGCCGCGCTTCGGCGAAGAAGTGGCGCGGCTGGTCAACGGTGTGCGGCAGCTGCTGCGCATCGGCGCCATCGCCGGCAATCGCCCTGATGTGGAAGCGGCCGCGCCGTCAAAGAACGAGGCGCAGGCGCGCCACGAACAGGTCGAGGCACTGCGCAAGATGCTGCTCGCGTTCGCGCAGGACATCCGCGTGGTGCTGGTGCGGCTGGCGTCGCGGCTGCAGACGCTGCGCTGGCTTGCGGAGACCAAGCACACGCCGACCCCGGGCGTGGCGCGCGAAACGCTCGACATCTACGCGCCGCTGGCCAACCGCCTGGGTATCTGGCAGATGAAGTGGGAGCTGGAAGACCTGGCGTTCCGCTTCGAGCAGCCCGACACCTACAAGCGCATCGCCAGGCTGCTGGACGAAAAGCGCATCGAGCGCGAAGGCTATATTGCCGGCGCCATCGCGCGGCTGCAGTCCGAGCTGACGGCCGCCGGCATCCGTGCCGAGGTGTCCGGCCGGCCCAAGCACATCTACAGCATCTGGAAGAAGATGCGCGGCAAGGAGCTTGATTTTGCCGACCTGTACGATGTGCGCGCCTTCCGCGTGATCGTCGAAGATATCAAGGACTGCTATACGGTGCTGGGTATCGTCCACCATATCTGGCAGCCGATCCCGCGCGAGTTCGATGACTACATCTCGCGGCCCAAGGCCAACGGCTACAAGTCGCTGCACACGGTGGTGATCGGCGATGACGGTCGCGCTTTCGAGGTGCAGATCCGCACGTACGAGATGCACCACTTCGCCGAATACGGCGTGGCGGCGCACTGGCGCTACAAGGAAGCTGGCAGCAAGGGCTACGGTGGGCAGTTCTCCGCCAGCGAACGCTACGACGAGAAAATCGCCTGGCTGCGCCAGCTGCTGGCATGGAAGGACGATGCCGATCACAGCGTGGCGCACGACGAGTGGGAGCAGCTCAAGCACGCCGCGATCGACGACCACATCTACGTGCTGACGCCGCAGGCCCGCGTGGTAGCGTTGCCGCACGGCGCGACGCCGCTGGACTTCGCCTATTACCTCCACAGCGACCTCGGCCACCGTTGCCGCGGCGCGCGCGTGGACGGCACCATGGTGCCGCTGAATACCACGCTGAAGAACGGCCAGACCGTCGAGATCATCGCGGTCAAGCAGGGCGGGCCCTCGCGCGACTGGCTCAATGCCGAGCTTGGCTACCTGGCCAGCAGCCGTGCGCGCGCCAAGGTGCGCGCGTGGTTCAACGCGCTCGATTCGCAGGAGACCATCGCACAGGGCCGCGCCCTGATCGACAAGACCCTGCAGCGCGAGGGTAAGACCGCGGTCAAGCTGGAAGACCTGGCCGCGCGGCTGAACTTCAAGACGCCCGACGACCTGTTCGCGGCGGTGGCCAAGGATGAGTTCAGCCTGCGCCATGTCGAGCACGCGCTGCGCCACCCCGAAGGCGAAACCCAGGCGCCGCTCAGCGAGGAAGACGCCGTCACCAAGAAGAGCCGTGCCACCAGCGTGGCGCGCGGCGCCAAGAGCGGCGTGCTGGTGGTGGGCGTGGATTCGTTGATGACGCAGATGTCGCGCTGCTGCAAGCCGGCGCCACCGGACGATATCGTCGGCTTTGTCACGCGCGGACGCGGGGTGTCGATCCACCGGCGCAACTGCCATACCTTCCAGCAGTTGTCGGCGCGCGCGCCCGAGCGGGTGATCCAGACCGAGTGGGGGCAGAAGAGCCACGCGGCGGTGTATCCGGTTGATATCCACGTCGAGGCAATCGACCGGCAGGGGTTGCTGCGCGATATCTCTGAAGTGCTGTCGCGCGAGAAGATTAACGTCACCGGCGTGAAGACTTTGTCGAGCAAGGGCGTGGCACGCATGCAGTTCACCGCCGAGGTGTCCGAGGCGACGCAACTGCAGCGCGCGCTGTCGCTGATCGAAGAGGTGCAGGGGGTATTGCAGGCAAAAAGAAAGTGATGCTATACTTGCGTCTTCGCTAGGCTCGTAGCTCAGCTGGTTAGAGCACCACCTTGACATGGTGGGGGTCGTTGGTTCGAGTCCAATCGAGCCTACCAACGAATTGCAGTAACAACGAAGTGCAGCAAATCCGATTCAACCTGACATGGAACGGAAAGGCATCATGTTCATGACACCGCGAACTACTACCGCTGGCAAGCGACAGTAGTCGAGGTGCGCCTTCCGACCCGGTTGAAGCGGGTTTGACAAAGAGAAACGCGGCCTTGGCCGCGTTTTTTTTCGTCTGTCGCCTGCCAGCAGCCTGATAAGCTGCCGCTCGCGCGCGTTGGCGTGCATGCGCAGTGTGCAGCAATAAACAATCGAACAATCGCCGGGCCGTGCAGCCGCGGACCGGTGCCCGCAAGATGCAGTTTGATCCGCCTGGCCGAGGCGCTACGCGCCGCCGGCGGAATCCTGGAGAGTCCAAATGATCGCAATCACGCTGCCGGATGGGTCCCGCCGCGAGTTTCCGGGCCCGGTGACGGTTGCCGAAGTGGCGCAGAGCATCGGCTCGGGCCTGGCCAAGGCCGCGCTGGCCGGCAAGGTCGACGGCAAGCTGGTCGACACGAGCTACAAGATCGAAGACGACGCCCAGCTGGCCATCGTCACGGACAAGGACGCCGACGGCGTCGATGTGATCCGTCACTCCACGGCGCACTTGCTGGCCTATGCCGTCAAGGAACTGTATCCGGAAGCGCAGGTGACGATCGGGCCGGTGATCGAGAACGGCTTCTACTACGACTTCGCCTACAAGCGCCCCTTCACGCCCGAAGACCTCGCCGCCATCGAAAAGAAGATGACGGAACTCTCCCGCAAGGACGAGAAGGTCGTGCGCGAAGTGTGGAACCGCGACGAAGCCGTGGCGCTGTTCGAGTCGATGGGCGAGAAGTACAAGGCCGAGATCATCGCCTCGATCCCGGCCGACCAGGAAATCGGGCTGTACCGCGAAGGCAAGTTCGTCGACCTGTGCCGCGGCCCGCACGTGCCGTCGACGGGCAAGCTCAAGGTCTTCAAGCTGATGAAGGTGGCCGGCGCCTACTGGCGCGGCGACGCCAACAACGAGATGCTCCAGCGCATCTACGGCACGGCCTGGGCCAGGAAGGAAGACCAGGAAGCCTACCTGCACATGCTGGAAGAGGCCGAGAAGCGCGACCACCGCAAGCTGGGCAAGACGCTCGACCTGTTCCACCTGCAGGAAGAGGCGCCCGGCATGGTGTTCTGGCATCCGAAGGGCTGGCAGGTGTGGCAGGCCGTCGAGCAGTACATGCGCGGCCGCCTGGGCAACGCCGGCTACGACGAGGTGCGCACGCCACAGGTGATGGACCGTTCGCTCTGGGAAAAGTCCGGCCACTGGCAGAACTACAAAGAGAACATGTTCGTCACGGAGTCGGAGAAGCGCGACTACGCGATCAAGCCGATGAACTGCCCGGGCCACGTGCAGATCTTCAACCACGGCCTGCGCTCTTACCGCGACCTGCCGCTGCGCCTGGCCGAGTTCGGCGCCTGCCACCGCAATGAGCCTTCGGGCGCGCTGCACGGCCTGATGCGCGTGCGCGGCTTTGTGCAGGACGATGCCCACATCTTCTGCACGGAAGAGCAGATCGTGGCCGAAGCCAAGGCCTTCAACGAGCTGGCGTTCTCGGTCTACGACGACTTCGGCTTCAAGAACGTTTCGGTGAAGCTGTCGCTGCGCCCCGAACAGCGCGCCGGCTCGGACGAGGTCTGGGACCACGCCGAGGAAGGCCTGCGCCTGGCGCTGCGCGCGTGCGGCGTGGAGTGGGAAGAGCTGCCGGGCGAGGGTGCGTTCTATGGCCCGAAGGTGGAATACCACATCAAGGACGCGATCGGCCGTTCGTGGCAATGCGGCACGCTGCAGCTTGACCTGGTGCTGCCGGAGCGCCTGGGGGCCGAATACGTCTCCGAGGACAACTCGCGCAAGCGCCCGGTCATGCTTCACCGCGCCATCCTGGGCTCTTTCGAGCGCTTCCTGGGCATCCTGCTGGAAAACCACGCCGGCGCGCTGCCCGCCTGGCTGGCCCCGGATCAGGTCGTGGTCATGAATATTGCGGATTCGCAGGCAGAATACGCCGAAAACGTCGTGCAATTGCTGCAAAAACAAGGGTTTAGGGCCAAGGCCGATTTGCGCAACGAGAAAATTACGTATAAAATCCGCGAGCATTCCCTTCAGAAGGTTCCTTACCTGCTAGTGGTAGGCGACAAGGAGCGGGATGCCAGTCAAGTGGCCGTGCGTGCCCGTGGCAACGTGGATCTGGGTGTGATGCCCGTCTCCGCGTTTGTTGAGCGTCTGCAACACGACGTCGCCAGCAAAGCCTGATGGGTGGTGAGCACGGCTTGTTTTTTTCTTCTTGAGGTAACGCAACATCGCTACGGACAAAGGTCATCGCATCAACCGGGAAATCAGCGCGCCTGAGCTGCGCCTGGTAGGGGTTGATAACGAGCAGCTCGGCATCGTCAAGTTCATGGACGCTCTGCGGCTGGCTGAGGACAAGGACTTGGACCTGGTGGAGATCGCCCCGAATGCGACTCCTCCCGTCGCCCGGATCATGGATTACGGGAAGTTCAAGTACGAGGAAGCCAAGCGCGCCCACGAGGCCAAGCTGAAGCAGAAAATCATCCAGGTCAAGGAAGTCAAGTTCCGGCCGGGTACGGATGATGGCGACTACAACGTCAAGCTGCGCAACCTGAAGCGCTTCCTGGAAGATGGCGACAAGACCAAGATCACGCTGCGGTTCCGTGGTCGCGAGATGGCGCACCAGGAAATCGGCGCGCGCATGCTCGAACGCCTGAAGGCGGACCTGGAAGAAATCGGCCAGGTCGAGCAGATGCCGAAGATGGAAGGGCGCCAGATGGTGATGGTGCTCGCTCCCAAGAAGAAGAAGTAATTCTTGCACGGTGCAGAGGCCGGGATGCCAGTGCATCCCGGCGTTGCTTCGTGCGGAAGTCGCGCGTGCCCTGCAAGGGGCGTCGTGCAACAACAAGTGGATGCGGGTCTTGCAAGCGTCGGCGTGAGCCGTCCACCTGCATGCATGTCATATGAGCTGGAGTTTTTCATGCCGAAGATGAAGACGAAGAAAAGCGCTTCCAAGCGCTTTACTGCCCGTCCGAACGGTTCGTTCAAGCGTGGCCAGGCCTTCAAGCGTCACATCCTGACCAAGAAGACCACCAAGAACAAGCGTCAACTGCGCGGCACTCAGGACGTCCATGAGACGAACCTGAAGTCGGTGCGCGCGATGATGCCTTACGCATAACCCCTGACGATAACGAAAGGAGAATTACATGCCTCGAGTAAAGCGTGGGGTCACTGCACGGGCCCGTCACAAGAAAGTCATCGATGCTGCCAAGGGTTACCGCGGCCGTCGCAATAATGTCTATCGCATCGCCAAGCAGGCGGTCATGCGTGCTGGCCAGTACGCGTACCGCGATCGCCGCAACAAGAAGCGCGTGTTCCGCGCTCTGTGGATTGCGCGTATCAATGCCGCGACGCGTGAGCATGGCATGACCTACAGCGTGTTCATGAACGGCCTGAAGAAGGCCTCGATTGAGCTGGACCGCAAGGTGCTGTCGGACATGGCTATTCACGACAAGCCTGCCTTTGCCGCCATCGTCAACCAGGTGAAAGCCACCGTTGCCTGATGCCGGCTGCGGTAGCGCATAAGCGCTGCCGGGCAAGCACCGACCGCAAGGTCGACCGCTGACCGCAAGGTCTGCTGAAACGGGGCTCCTCACCGAGCCCCGTTTTTATTTGCGTTTCCGCATACCGTTTTGTGCTTGTTATCGGGACGGCATCCGGAAACGCATACCGCACGTAGTGCCAACCCACGTCGAGCCGGCTTTGTTTTTTTGACATTGTTCCGCCGACGTCAGAACACTCCACGACCGCCGCCATGTCTCAGGATCTGGACCAAATCGTCGCTGACGCCCAGGCCGCTTTCGCCGCCGCCAATGACAACGCCACGCTGGAAAACGAAAAGGCCCGCTTCCTGGGCAAGACCGGCGCGCTGACCGAACTGCTCAAGGGCCTCGGCAAGCTCGACCCGGAGACCCGCAAGAGCGAGGGCGCGCGTATCAACCAGGTCAAGCAGCAGGTGGAAGCCGCGCTGCAGGCGCGACGCCAGGCGCTGGCCGATGCGCTGATGAATGCGCGCCTGGCCGCCGAAGCCATCGACGTCACGCTGCCCGGCCGTGCGGTTGCCGGAGGCAGCCTGCATCCGGTGATGCGCACGTGGGAGCGTGTCGAGCAGATCTTTGGCTCGATCGGCTTCGACGTGGCCGACGGCCCCGAGATCGAAACCGACTGGATGAACTTCACTGCGCTGAACAACCCGGACAACCATCCGGCACGTTCGATGCAGGATACGTTCTACGTCGATGGCCGCGACAGCGACGACAAACTCCTGCTGCTGCGCACGCACACCAGCCCGATGCAGGTCCGCTACGCCAAGATGCATGTGGAGAAGTACGCCGGCAAGCCGATGCCGCCGATCAAGGTGATCTGCCCGGGCCGTACCTACCGCGTCGACAGCGATGCCACCCACTCGCCGATGTTCAACCAGGTCGAAGGCCTGTGGATCGGTGAGGACGTCAGCTTTGCCGACCTGAAGGGCGCGTACACCGACTTCCTGCGCAAGTTCTTCGAGCGCGACGACATCCAGGTGCGCTTCCGTCCGTCGTACTTCCCGTTCACCGAGCCGTCTGCCGAAATCGACATGGCCTTCGGCAATGGGAAATGGCTGGAAATTTCCGGTTCGGGCCAGGTGCACCCGAACGTGCTGCGCAACATGGGCCTCGATCCCGAGCGCTATATCGGTTTCGCGTTCGGCTCCGGCCTGGAGCGCCTGACCATGCTGCGCTATGGCATCAACGACCTGCGCCTGTTCTTCGAGGGCGACGTGCGCTTCCTGCGCCAGTTCGCCTGATAAGGCGCGCCGTCAAACTCGTCACCGACTACACAGAATACTTACCGGATCAGAAGCGCCATGCAATTCTCGGAATCCTGGCTTCGCACCTTCGCCAACCCTGAAAAGATTTCCACCGACGCGCTGTCGCACAGCCTGACCATGGCCGGGCTCGAAGTGGAAGAGGTGGGCCCGGTCGCGCCGCCGTTCGACAAGGTGGTGGTCGCGCACGTGCTGTCGACCGAGCGCCATCCCAACGCCGACCGCCTCAACGTGTGCCAGGTCGATGCCGGCACCGGCGAGACCCTGCAGATCGTTTGCGGTGCGCCCAACGTCAAGCCCGGCATCAAGGTGCCGTGCGCGCTGGTCGGCGCGGTGCTGCCGCCGGCAGAGGACGGCGGCAACCCGTTCGAGATCAAGGTCGGC comes from the Cupriavidus sp. P-10 genome and includes:
- a CDS encoding RelA/SpoT family protein — protein: MVTSTDLAGRVAGIPDTELVERALAYVREHGAGVALPTGETVQSHAEGMLRILDGLRVDDAARAAACLFGLAAFVPGTEAEIEPRFGEEVARLVNGVRQLLRIGAIAGNRPDVEAAAPSKNEAQARHEQVEALRKMLLAFAQDIRVVLVRLASRLQTLRWLAETKHTPTPGVARETLDIYAPLANRLGIWQMKWELEDLAFRFEQPDTYKRIARLLDEKRIEREGYIAGAIARLQSELTAAGIRAEVSGRPKHIYSIWKKMRGKELDFADLYDVRAFRVIVEDIKDCYTVLGIVHHIWQPIPREFDDYISRPKANGYKSLHTVVIGDDGRAFEVQIRTYEMHHFAEYGVAAHWRYKEAGSKGYGGQFSASERYDEKIAWLRQLLAWKDDADHSVAHDEWEQLKHAAIDDHIYVLTPQARVVALPHGATPLDFAYYLHSDLGHRCRGARVDGTMVPLNTTLKNGQTVEIIAVKQGGPSRDWLNAELGYLASSRARAKVRAWFNALDSQETIAQGRALIDKTLQREGKTAVKLEDLAARLNFKTPDDLFAAVAKDEFSLRHVEHALRHPEGETQAPLSEEDAVTKKSRATSVARGAKSGVLVVGVDSLMTQMSRCCKPAPPDDIVGFVTRGRGVSIHRRNCHTFQQLSARAPERVIQTEWGQKSHAAVYPVDIHVEAIDRQGLLRDISEVLSREKINVTGVKTLSSKGVARMQFTAEVSEATQLQRALSLIEEVQGVLQAKRK
- the thrS gene encoding threonine--tRNA ligase; this encodes MIAITLPDGSRREFPGPVTVAEVAQSIGSGLAKAALAGKVDGKLVDTSYKIEDDAQLAIVTDKDADGVDVIRHSTAHLLAYAVKELYPEAQVTIGPVIENGFYYDFAYKRPFTPEDLAAIEKKMTELSRKDEKVVREVWNRDEAVALFESMGEKYKAEIIASIPADQEIGLYREGKFVDLCRGPHVPSTGKLKVFKLMKVAGAYWRGDANNEMLQRIYGTAWARKEDQEAYLHMLEEAEKRDHRKLGKTLDLFHLQEEAPGMVFWHPKGWQVWQAVEQYMRGRLGNAGYDEVRTPQVMDRSLWEKSGHWQNYKENMFVTESEKRDYAIKPMNCPGHVQIFNHGLRSYRDLPLRLAEFGACHRNEPSGALHGLMRVRGFVQDDAHIFCTEEQIVAEAKAFNELAFSVYDDFGFKNVSVKLSLRPEQRAGSDEVWDHAEEGLRLALRACGVEWEELPGEGAFYGPKVEYHIKDAIGRSWQCGTLQLDLVLPERLGAEYVSEDNSRKRPVMLHRAILGSFERFLGILLENHAGALPAWLAPDQVVVMNIADSQAEYAENVVQLLQKQGFRAKADLRNEKITYKIREHSLQKVPYLLVVGDKERDASQVAVRARGNVDLGVMPVSAFVERLQHDVASKA
- the infC gene encoding translation initiation factor IF-3 codes for the protein MATDKGHRINREISAPELRLVGVDNEQLGIVKFMDALRLAEDKDLDLVEIAPNATPPVARIMDYGKFKYEEAKRAHEAKLKQKIIQVKEVKFRPGTDDGDYNVKLRNLKRFLEDGDKTKITLRFRGREMAHQEIGARMLERLKADLEEIGQVEQMPKMEGRQMVMVLAPKKKK
- the rpmI gene encoding 50S ribosomal protein L35; its protein translation is MPKMKTKKSASKRFTARPNGSFKRGQAFKRHILTKKTTKNKRQLRGTQDVHETNLKSVRAMMPYA
- the rplT gene encoding 50S ribosomal protein L20, translating into MPRVKRGVTARARHKKVIDAAKGYRGRRNNVYRIAKQAVMRAGQYAYRDRRNKKRVFRALWIARINAATREHGMTYSVFMNGLKKASIELDRKVLSDMAIHDKPAFAAIVNQVKATVA
- the pheS gene encoding phenylalanine--tRNA ligase subunit alpha codes for the protein MSQDLDQIVADAQAAFAAANDNATLENEKARFLGKTGALTELLKGLGKLDPETRKSEGARINQVKQQVEAALQARRQALADALMNARLAAEAIDVTLPGRAVAGGSLHPVMRTWERVEQIFGSIGFDVADGPEIETDWMNFTALNNPDNHPARSMQDTFYVDGRDSDDKLLLLRTHTSPMQVRYAKMHVEKYAGKPMPPIKVICPGRTYRVDSDATHSPMFNQVEGLWIGEDVSFADLKGAYTDFLRKFFERDDIQVRFRPSYFPFTEPSAEIDMAFGNGKWLEISGSGQVHPNVLRNMGLDPERYIGFAFGSGLERLTMLRYGINDLRLFFEGDVRFLRQFA